From the Oxalobacter vibrioformis genome, the window CATATTCATTCCTGTAGTCAACATCATCGGCTTTTCCCGTCCCGGATGAGAACAAGAAGGCGCGATAAAAAACAAGAAGAAAGTATAGCCTTAACGGCGATTTGATACCAGTGTAACGGCTTATTTGCCTTTAAGCAGAACGAGAAGAGCGCCTGAGCCGCCGTCAACCCCCTTTGCCTGCACAAAAGCGATGACCTCTTCTCTTTGCACCAGCCAGCCATGAACCAGTTTTTTAAGGACCGGCTCCTGGTTGACAGAACCCAGCCCTTTCCCATGAATTACCCTCACACAGCGAAACCCCTTGAGGGTACATCGTCGCAAAAATTCAACCAGCCTTTCACGCGCCTCATCACGCCTTTGTCCATGAAGGTCAAGCTCATCCTGGATAATCCAGTGGCCGCGCCTGAGCCTGCGCACCACTTCCTGTGCGATACCATTTTTTCTGTAACTCAGGTCGGCATCGGTTTCCAGCAGGGTATCCACATTGAATTCATCGAAAATGGATTCATGAAGCGCTGCCTTGTTATCGGCAATTCGCTGGTTGGGAATTGGCGCAGGCTTGGGGGATTGCGGCACCACCCGGTCACTGGCGTCCAGCGGCACCACATCGCCAATACTGTCACGGAAAAGACTGGCTTCCCGCTCAACCTCCCGCTCTTTGCGACGACGCGCTTCCTCTTCCCGCTTTTCCGCTTCCTTTTTCTTTTTCAGCGTTTTATGCAGGGACTTCAGATCGGAAAAATCCTTGATGGGAGAAGACATCGTCACCTGCCCTGTCAGTCAAAACTCTCAAGATAATGCTGGACATCCAGCGCTGCCATACAGCCCGACCCTGCGCTCGTGATCGCCTGCCGGTAGATATAATCCTGGACATCTCCCGCAGCAAAAACGCCCGGTATACTGGTTGCAGTTGCCATGCCGTCACGGCCACCCTGGGTGACAATATAGCCATTCGTCATTTCCAGCTGCCCCTGAAAAATGCCGGTATTGGGGGAATGCCCGATCGAAATGAAAAGCCCGTGCAAGGCGATGTCTTTCGTCGTCCCGTCCGTTGTAGAGCGAATCCGCGCACCAGTCACCCCTGTGCTGTCACCCAACACCTCATCAACCACTGAATTATAAAGAATTTCTACCTTACCCTGCTCTGCACGATGCATCAGGCGATCAATCAGGATCGGCTCCGCCCTGAATTTGTCCCGACGATGAATCAGCGTCACCCTCGAGGCAATATGGGAAAGATAAAGCGCCTCCTCCACCGCCGCATTGCCACCACCGACCACCGCCACTTCCTGGTCACGATAAAAAAAGCCGTCACAGGTAGCACAGGCGGATACTCCTCTTCCCCTGTAGGTCTCTTCTGAAGGCAATCCCAGGTATCTGGCTGAAGCGCCTGTGGCGATAATCAGTGCATCAC encodes:
- the trxB gene encoding thioredoxin-disulfide reductase yields the protein MSTKLHAPVLILGSGPAGYTAAVYAARANLKPVLITGMQQGGQLMTASDIENWPADPLGIKGPDLMQRFLEHAERFETRIIFDHIHTAKLDEKPFRLIGEMEEYTCDALIIATGASARYLGLPSEETYRGRGVSACATCDGFFYRDQEVAVVGGGNAAVEEALYLSHIASRVTLIHRRDKFRAEPILIDRLMHRAEQGKVEILYNSVVDEVLGDSTGVTGARIRSTTDGTTKDIALHGLFISIGHSPNTGIFQGQLEMTNGYIVTQGGRDGMATATSIPGVFAAGDVQDYIYRQAITSAGSGCMAALDVQHYLESFD
- a CDS encoding Smr/MutS family protein, translated to MSSPIKDFSDLKSLHKTLKKKKEAEKREEEARRRKEREVEREASLFRDSIGDVVPLDASDRVVPQSPKPAPIPNQRIADNKAALHESIFDEFNVDTLLETDADLSYRKNGIAQEVVRRLRRGHWIIQDELDLHGQRRDEARERLVEFLRRCTLKGFRCVRVIHGKGLGSVNQEPVLKKLVHGWLVQREEVIAFVQAKGVDGGSGALLVLLKGK